A single region of the Acidobacteriota bacterium genome encodes:
- a CDS encoding aminotransferase class V-fold PLP-dependent enzyme, producing MLECQRQRFQLPDDLHYLNCAYMAPLARDVEEAGLRGMARRRDPSTIFTSDFFAQSDALRERFARLIGGSDPRRVAIIPAVSYGIATAARNTPVGRGQNIVILGEQFPSNVYAWMRKAAEAGGELRTVERPAMGKPSPGAVWNERLLDAIDADTAVVALPVVHWADGTRFDVAAVGRRAHEVGALFVIDGTQSIGAMPFDVEEVAPDALVVAAYKTLFGPYQSGLAWFGERFDDGVPLEEPWAARESSELFVAGRLDYVQAYRPAAARYDVGERANQIQLPMLNAALDMVLEWRPERVQGYCAKLLEPFEDAFREAGFDLEDAAWRGAHLFGLRSRRGLDADATAAALRAARVFVSVRGTAIRVAPHVYNDRSDLEALAATLRAL from the coding sequence ATGCTCGAATGCCAGCGGCAACGGTTCCAGCTTCCGGACGATCTGCACTACCTGAACTGCGCCTACATGGCGCCTCTGGCGCGGGACGTGGAGGAAGCGGGGCTCAGGGGAATGGCGCGGCGGCGCGATCCGTCGACGATCTTCACGAGTGACTTCTTCGCCCAGTCCGACGCGCTGCGCGAACGTTTCGCGCGGCTGATCGGGGGTTCGGATCCGCGGCGGGTTGCGATCATCCCTGCAGTCTCCTACGGCATCGCGACCGCGGCGCGGAACACGCCGGTGGGCCGCGGGCAGAACATCGTCATCCTTGGCGAGCAGTTCCCGAGCAACGTGTACGCGTGGATGCGCAAGGCCGCCGAGGCCGGTGGGGAGTTGAGGACGGTCGAGCGTCCGGCGATGGGGAAACCGAGCCCGGGCGCGGTCTGGAACGAGCGGCTGCTGGACGCCATCGACGCGGACACGGCGGTAGTCGCCCTGCCGGTCGTCCACTGGGCGGACGGCACGCGTTTCGACGTTGCGGCGGTCGGACGGCGGGCGCACGAGGTCGGTGCCCTGTTCGTCATCGACGGCACCCAGTCGATCGGTGCGATGCCCTTCGACGTCGAGGAGGTAGCGCCCGACGCACTGGTCGTCGCCGCCTACAAGACGCTGTTCGGTCCATACCAGAGCGGTCTGGCGTGGTTTGGCGAGCGCTTCGACGACGGCGTTCCTCTGGAAGAGCCCTGGGCCGCCCGGGAAAGCAGCGAGCTGTTCGTCGCCGGCCGTCTCGACTACGTGCAGGCCTATCGGCCCGCCGCCGCCCGCTACGACGTGGGCGAGCGGGCCAACCAGATCCAGCTTCCGATGCTGAACGCCGCTCTGGACATGGTGCTCGAGTGGCGCCCCGAGCGGGTTCAGGGCTACTGCGCGAAACTGCTCGAGCCGTTCGAGGACGCCTTTCGCGAAGCGGGTTTCGATCTGGAGGACGCGGCGTGGCGCGGCGCGCACCTGTTCGGGTTGCGTTCCCGCCGCGGACTGGACGCCGATGCCACCGCGGCGGCTCTTCGCGCCGCCCGGGTGTTCGTTTCCGTTCGCGGTACGGCGATCCGCGTTGCGCCCCACGTCTACAACGACCGCTCCGACCTCGAGGCCCTCGCGGCGACGCTCCGGGCGCTGTAG
- a CDS encoding aminotransferase class I/II-fold pyridoxal phosphate-dependent enzyme — protein sequence MIHAGAVPEPISGARQTPIFQNTAYAFHDADHAASLFNLQTFGFIYSRLGNPTVAALEQRLASLEGGRGAACCASGHAAQVLAFFPLMEPGSRFVASNRLYGGSITQFSRTFAKFDWHCDFVDTEDLTAVEAALDAGAKALFIESLANPGGVVSDLEALAGLTKASGAVLIVDSTLATPWLCRPMEWGADVVVHSATKFLSGNGTVIGGAVIDSGRFDWGASGRFPGLSEPEPAYHGLKFSETFGDLAFTTHAHAVGLRDLGATMAPMNAFLILLGLETLSLRMERHCGNALRVAEWLEGHPKVEWVSYAGLPASPYRDLAAKYMPNGAGSVFTFGVRGGYDAGIRVVEGCDLFSHLANVGDARSLILHPASTTHRQLSDEQRAAAGAGPEVVRLSIGLETVDDLIRDLDRALAAA from the coding sequence ATGATCCACGCCGGGGCCGTCCCGGAACCAATCTCCGGCGCCAGGCAGACGCCGATCTTCCAGAACACGGCGTATGCGTTCCACGACGCGGATCACGCCGCGTCGCTGTTCAATCTGCAGACGTTCGGGTTCATCTACTCCCGCCTGGGGAATCCGACCGTGGCCGCCCTGGAGCAGCGGCTGGCGAGCCTGGAAGGAGGACGCGGGGCCGCCTGCTGTGCGTCGGGCCACGCCGCCCAGGTCCTCGCGTTCTTCCCCTTGATGGAGCCTGGCTCGCGGTTCGTTGCCTCGAACCGGCTCTATGGCGGTTCCATCACGCAGTTCAGCAGAACGTTCGCGAAGTTCGACTGGCACTGCGACTTCGTCGACACGGAGGACCTGACCGCTGTCGAGGCGGCGCTGGACGCGGGCGCCAAGGCACTGTTCATCGAAAGCCTGGCCAACCCCGGCGGCGTCGTCTCGGATCTGGAGGCTCTCGCCGGACTGACGAAGGCGTCCGGGGCCGTGCTGATCGTCGACAGCACCCTGGCGACCCCGTGGCTCTGCCGGCCGATGGAGTGGGGTGCCGACGTGGTCGTCCACTCGGCGACCAAGTTCCTTTCCGGCAACGGCACGGTGATCGGGGGCGCGGTGATCGACAGCGGCCGCTTCGACTGGGGCGCTTCCGGACGCTTTCCCGGCCTCTCCGAGCCGGAGCCGGCCTACCACGGGCTGAAGTTCAGCGAGACCTTCGGCGACCTGGCCTTCACGACCCACGCTCACGCCGTCGGTCTGCGCGATCTGGGCGCCACGATGGCGCCGATGAACGCCTTCCTGATCCTGCTGGGCCTCGAAACGCTGTCTCTGCGGATGGAGCGTCACTGCGGAAACGCGCTGCGGGTGGCCGAGTGGTTGGAGGGACATCCGAAGGTCGAGTGGGTTTCCTACGCGGGGCTGCCGGCGAGCCCGTACCGTGACCTGGCCGCGAAGTACATGCCGAACGGCGCCGGCTCGGTGTTCACCTTTGGCGTTCGCGGCGGCTACGACGCTGGCATCCGCGTCGTGGAGGGTTGCGATCTCTTCTCGCACCTGGCGAACGTCGGCGACGCCCGCTCCCTGATCCTCCATCCCGCCTCGACCACCCACCGTCAACTGAGCGACGAGCAGCGCGCCGCGGCCGGCGCCGGGCCGGAAGTCGTCCGGCTCTCGATCGGTCTGGAGACGGTCGACGACCTGATCCGCGACCTCGACCGCGCCCTGGCGGCTGCATAG
- a CDS encoding CoA-binding protein — MTSALTYSDALLAGILRRVRTIAMVGASPNWKRPSNFAMKYLQEKGYRVIPVNPRAAAGGASILGEPARASLADVPAPVDMVDVFRGSDAALEITRDAIRLREEKGIEVVWMQLGVRNDEAAAEAEAAGLTVIMNRCPKIEYGRLWGELGWGGVDSGVISSRRPRLVPAPGRGRSG, encoded by the coding sequence GTGACTTCCGCCCTCACCTACAGCGACGCGCTGCTCGCCGGCATCCTGCGCCGGGTGCGAACCATCGCCATGGTCGGCGCCTCGCCGAACTGGAAGCGTCCCTCGAACTTCGCCATGAAGTACCTGCAGGAGAAGGGATACCGCGTGATCCCGGTGAATCCCCGGGCGGCGGCGGGAGGGGCGTCCATCCTCGGTGAGCCGGCTCGTGCGTCCCTGGCGGACGTTCCGGCGCCGGTCGACATGGTCGATGTCTTCCGCGGCTCGGACGCGGCTCTGGAGATCACCAGGGATGCGATCCGGCTGCGCGAGGAGAAGGGAATCGAGGTGGTCTGGATGCAGCTTGGCGTGCGCAACGACGAGGCCGCTGCCGAGGCCGAGGCGGCTGGGCTGACCGTGATCATGAATCGCTGCCCGAAGATCGAGTACGGCCGCCTGTGGGGCGAGCTGGGTTGGGGCGGCGTCGACAGCGGCGTGATTTCCAGCCGGCGCCCGCGGCTGGTGCCTGCCCCCGGACGCGGAAGGTCGGGGTGA
- a CDS encoding mandelate racemase/muconate lactonizing enzyme family protein produces MNVARIETRHCDAGWRNYHFVKLITDEGLVGWSEYDQHQGALGVTTVIEQLGEVIVGMRVADLERIYQRLLTRARQSMSGVMAMAIGAIENALLDARAKELGVPCCDLLGGRVRERVRVYWSHCATWRIGLPQVYGNAITDIEGVVALGEEVRESGFTALKTNIFDYASGAPRGWAPGFGRPFEPGQNVDRKVISNLRRHLEALREGAGPDMDILLDLNFNAKISGYRQIVRALSDLDLFWIEIDTPSAEGLATVRQESGHPISSCETLITPAAFLPFLRAEAVDVAIIDAVWNGVWQSMKIAALAGAHEVNVAPHNYYGHLATMMNAHMSAAVPNLRIMETDIDRLPWDGEVFTCEPEFEDGCLIVPDTPGWGTEPDEEGLAAHPPR; encoded by the coding sequence ATGAACGTCGCTCGCATCGAAACTCGCCACTGCGACGCCGGTTGGCGGAACTACCACTTCGTCAAGCTGATCACCGACGAGGGGCTGGTCGGCTGGAGCGAGTACGACCAGCACCAGGGCGCGCTCGGCGTGACCACGGTGATCGAGCAGCTCGGCGAAGTGATCGTCGGCATGCGCGTTGCCGACCTGGAGCGGATCTACCAGCGTCTGCTGACGCGGGCGCGGCAGTCGATGTCCGGCGTCATGGCGATGGCGATCGGGGCGATCGAGAACGCGCTGCTGGATGCCCGGGCGAAGGAACTTGGCGTCCCGTGCTGCGATCTCTTGGGCGGGCGCGTACGGGAGCGGGTGCGTGTGTACTGGTCGCACTGCGCGACGTGGCGGATCGGGTTGCCTCAGGTCTACGGGAACGCGATCACCGACATCGAAGGAGTCGTCGCCCTGGGAGAGGAGGTCCGCGAAAGCGGCTTCACAGCGCTCAAGACGAACATCTTCGACTACGCGAGCGGCGCGCCCCGGGGCTGGGCGCCTGGCTTCGGCCGGCCCTTCGAGCCCGGCCAGAACGTCGACCGCAAGGTCATCTCGAACCTAAGGCGGCACCTCGAGGCGCTGCGCGAGGGGGCCGGACCGGACATGGACATCCTGCTCGACCTGAACTTCAACGCGAAGATCTCGGGCTACCGCCAGATCGTGCGGGCGCTCTCGGACCTCGACCTCTTCTGGATCGAGATCGACACGCCGTCGGCGGAAGGTCTGGCGACCGTTCGTCAGGAGAGCGGGCACCCGATCAGCTCCTGCGAGACCTTGATCACGCCCGCCGCCTTTCTGCCATTCCTGCGCGCGGAGGCGGTCGACGTGGCGATCATCGACGCCGTCTGGAACGGCGTCTGGCAGTCGATGAAGATCGCCGCCCTGGCGGGAGCCCACGAGGTGAACGTGGCGCCGCACAACTACTACGGCCACCTGGCGACGATGATGAACGCGCACATGAGCGCCGCGGTGCCGAACCTGCGGATCATGGAGACGGACATCGACCGGCTGCCCTGGGACGGAGAGGTCTTCACCTGTGAGCCGGAGTTCGAGGACGGCTGCCTGATCGTGCCGGACACTCCCGGTTGGGGCACGGAGCCGGACGAGGAGGGTCTTGCGGCCCATCCGCCGCGCTGA
- a CDS encoding CoA transferase: MKAPRPLAGIRVLDLGQVYQGPYAGFLLAQAGADVVKVEPPRGEPLRRREAHGGPPSFPLAFLNTNKRSVTCDLKQEEGRELLRRLAGVADVLIENFAPGVLDRLGVGWKMLRKLNPRLIYASGTAYGLSGPDHESLGMDITVQAWSGVMSVNGVVGGDPLKAGPAFIDFLGGTHLYAGVVSALYERERTGTGRLVEVAMQEAVYPTLLSQLGVMHHEGTLPGRSGNRHGRVSPYNVYPCRDGHVALICITERHWRNLLGAMEREDLTADRRFRTNEARVAHRDETDGLVAEWTAALTRAEINEAARFRRVPCAPVRDLAEVNSDPHLWERGFFETVDHSALGSIGLPTSPIRFEGQPSGPLEPNPSLGRDTEDVVRDWLGGPVATERSTA, encoded by the coding sequence TTGAAGGCGCCCAGACCTCTCGCCGGGATCCGCGTCCTGGACCTGGGTCAGGTCTACCAGGGGCCGTATGCCGGCTTCCTGCTCGCCCAGGCCGGCGCGGACGTGGTCAAGGTGGAGCCGCCGCGCGGCGAGCCGCTACGGCGGCGCGAAGCCCACGGCGGGCCGCCCTCCTTTCCGCTCGCCTTCCTGAACACGAACAAGCGCTCCGTGACCTGCGATCTGAAGCAGGAGGAGGGTAGGGAACTGTTGCGACGGCTGGCCGGGGTCGCGGACGTGCTGATCGAGAACTTCGCACCAGGCGTGCTGGACCGGCTCGGCGTGGGCTGGAAGATGCTCCGCAAGCTGAACCCGCGTTTGATCTACGCCTCGGGCACCGCCTACGGCCTGAGCGGTCCCGACCATGAGTCGCTTGGCATGGACATTACAGTCCAGGCCTGGTCGGGGGTGATGAGCGTCAACGGCGTGGTCGGCGGCGATCCGCTCAAGGCCGGTCCGGCGTTCATCGACTTCCTTGGCGGAACGCACCTCTACGCAGGCGTCGTCAGTGCCCTCTACGAACGGGAGCGCACGGGAACGGGTCGACTGGTCGAAGTGGCGATGCAGGAGGCGGTCTATCCGACGCTGCTTTCCCAGCTTGGGGTGATGCACCACGAGGGGACGCTCCCGGGACGCTCCGGCAACCGGCACGGGCGCGTGTCGCCCTACAACGTGTACCCGTGCCGTGACGGTCACGTGGCACTTATCTGCATCACGGAAAGGCACTGGCGCAACCTGCTGGGAGCGATGGAGCGGGAGGATCTGACCGCCGACCGGCGGTTCCGGACCAACGAGGCCCGCGTCGCCCATCGGGACGAGACGGACGGCCTGGTCGCGGAGTGGACCGCCGCCCTGACCCGTGCCGAGATCAACGAGGCAGCGCGCTTCCGCCGCGTACCGTGCGCGCCGGTCCGCGACCTGGCCGAGGTCAACTCGGATCCGCACCTCTGGGAGCGCGGTTTCTTCGAGACAGTCGATCATTCGGCCCTGGGCAGCATCGGGCTGCCTACCAGTCCGATTCGGTTCGAGGGGCAACCGTCCGGACCGCTCGAGCCGAATCCCTCCCTGGGACGGGACACCGAGGACGTGGTTCGGGACTGGCTGGGTGGTCCAGTGGCCACGGAGAGGAGCACCGCATGA
- a CDS encoding acyl-CoA dehydrogenase family protein: MDFELSTEQRLILETVRRFVREEIVPLETDLDPDASELPPRHRDRLVAMTKELGFYGLDIPEEYGGPGIDLVTRTLMAFEMAQHRAGLYAPCYGVFGGAGLAQLYEADDGQKERYLYPVLRGEKRGFFALTEPSGGSDPARAIRTTAVRDGDDWILDGEKTFISGADKADFGIVFARTDPELGRKGITCFLVDTDMPGFRVRRIVHTLRSTHYAAELEFNRVRVPGRNVLGEVNQGFAIANDRLSRNRIPYAAGCVGVALKAQEMAIAYAKTRKTFGDYLATRQAVQWMIVDNEIDLRTARALTLEAAARADAGKPFRTEAAICKLVASEGASRVVDRAMQIHGGYGMTKDLPLERWYRELRIRRVGEGPNEIQRLIVARDVIGGSFH, translated from the coding sequence ATGGACTTCGAACTCAGCACCGAGCAGAGACTGATCCTCGAGACCGTGCGCCGCTTCGTACGCGAGGAGATCGTTCCGCTCGAGACCGACCTGGACCCGGACGCGAGCGAACTGCCGCCACGCCACCGTGACCGGCTGGTGGCGATGACGAAGGAACTCGGCTTCTACGGGCTGGACATCCCGGAGGAGTACGGCGGTCCCGGGATCGACCTGGTCACCAGGACGCTGATGGCCTTCGAGATGGCGCAGCACCGGGCCGGTCTGTACGCGCCCTGCTACGGGGTGTTCGGCGGCGCCGGGCTGGCGCAGTTGTACGAGGCGGACGACGGCCAGAAGGAGCGTTACCTCTATCCGGTGCTTCGAGGGGAGAAGCGTGGTTTCTTCGCCCTGACCGAGCCCTCCGGAGGCAGCGATCCGGCCCGCGCCATCCGCACGACCGCGGTGCGCGACGGCGACGACTGGATCCTCGACGGAGAGAAGACGTTCATTTCCGGCGCCGACAAGGCGGACTTCGGCATCGTCTTCGCGCGGACCGACCCGGAACTCGGCCGCAAGGGGATCACCTGCTTCCTGGTCGATACGGACATGCCCGGCTTCCGGGTACGGCGTATCGTCCACACCCTGCGCTCCACCCACTACGCGGCGGAACTCGAGTTCAACCGGGTGCGGGTGCCCGGCCGGAACGTGCTCGGCGAGGTGAACCAGGGCTTCGCGATCGCCAACGACCGGCTGAGCCGCAACCGCATCCCCTACGCCGCGGGCTGCGTCGGCGTGGCGCTCAAGGCGCAGGAGATGGCGATCGCCTACGCCAAGACGCGCAAGACGTTCGGCGACTACCTGGCGACGCGGCAGGCGGTGCAGTGGATGATCGTCGACAACGAGATCGACTTGCGGACCGCCAGGGCGTTGACCCTGGAGGCCGCGGCGCGCGCGGATGCAGGCAAGCCGTTCCGGACGGAGGCGGCGATCTGCAAGCTGGTGGCGAGCGAGGGTGCGAGCCGCGTCGTCGACCGCGCGATGCAGATCCACGGCGGCTACGGCATGACGAAGGACCTGCCGCTCGAGCGCTGGTACCGGGAGCTGCGCATCCGCCGCGTGGGCGAGGGGCCGAACGAGATCCAGCGCCTCATCGTGGCCCGCGACGTGATCGGCGGTTCGTTCCATTGA
- a CDS encoding CaiB/BaiF CoA-transferase family protein encodes MSRTPLILLPRSSADRISRCVTIRAALSDQHLPPDIAAPDTTPPGADADAALLDGIRVVELATIVMAPSACAILSDFGAEVIKIEAPGRGDIYRYFQDLPGMPDSEIPYCFLLDGRNKKSVVIDLKQESGQAIGHRLVETADVFLTNCHNSVLEALGMTWNRLRQVNPRLIFAHGTGYGHTGPEAEKPGYDQVCYWTRSGLVATFTPVDGYLGPLGCGTGDHPTGVTLFSAVLAGLLKRERTGVGTYVTTSLLAAGAWANACAIQAKLVGAEFHQKRPREHTMNFGQLYYRTRDDRLIKLSIVEQDREWVRFCHALDRPDLIDDERFCTTPERIENMPEFVALLDIDFAQRDFAEWSERFTRYEIAYSLVSNLDDIVADEQLEAIGVFRDLDHPRYGRLRTVDSPVFIEGENKVEPQPAPELGEHTGDLLRELGLDATEIASLADEGVISGRL; translated from the coding sequence GTGAGCCGCACTCCGCTCATCCTGCTGCCCCGATCATCGGCGGATCGTATCTCGCGCTGTGTCACAATCCGCGCCGCCCTGTCTGATCAGCATCTTCCTCCCGACATCGCCGCTCCCGACACCACGCCTCCCGGCGCCGATGCGGATGCGGCCCTCCTGGATGGGATCCGCGTCGTCGAATTGGCCACGATCGTGATGGCGCCTTCCGCCTGTGCGATCCTCTCCGACTTCGGCGCCGAGGTCATCAAGATCGAGGCGCCGGGAAGAGGCGATATCTACCGCTACTTCCAGGATCTTCCGGGGATGCCGGATTCGGAGATCCCCTACTGCTTCCTGCTCGACGGCCGCAACAAGAAGAGCGTCGTAATCGATCTCAAGCAGGAAAGCGGTCAGGCCATCGGGCACCGGCTGGTCGAAACCGCCGACGTCTTCCTGACCAACTGCCACAACTCGGTGCTCGAGGCTCTCGGCATGACCTGGAACCGTCTTCGGCAGGTCAACCCGCGGCTCATCTTCGCGCACGGCACCGGCTACGGCCACACTGGCCCGGAAGCCGAGAAGCCGGGCTACGACCAGGTCTGTTACTGGACACGCTCGGGGCTCGTCGCGACATTCACACCGGTCGACGGCTACCTCGGACCGCTCGGCTGCGGCACCGGCGACCACCCGACCGGCGTCACGCTGTTCTCAGCGGTGCTGGCAGGCCTGCTGAAGCGCGAGCGCACCGGCGTCGGCACGTACGTCACGACATCGCTCCTCGCGGCCGGGGCCTGGGCCAACGCGTGCGCCATTCAGGCCAAGCTGGTCGGTGCGGAGTTCCATCAAAAACGGCCGCGCGAGCACACCATGAACTTCGGCCAGCTCTACTACCGCACCCGCGACGACCGCCTGATCAAGTTGAGCATCGTCGAACAGGACCGGGAGTGGGTGCGCTTCTGCCATGCCCTCGACCGCCCCGATCTGATCGACGACGAGCGCTTCTGCACGACACCGGAGCGGATCGAGAACATGCCCGAGTTCGTGGCCCTGCTCGACATCGATTTCGCCCAGCGGGACTTCGCCGAGTGGAGCGAACGCTTCACGCGCTACGAGATCGCCTACAGCCTCGTCTCGAATCTGGACGACATCGTCGCCGACGAGCAGTTGGAAGCGATCGGCGTGTTCCGCGACCTGGACCATCCCCGGTATGGCCGCCTGCGAACCGTCGACAGTCCCGTGTTCATCGAGGGCGAGAACAAGGTGGAGCCACAGCCGGCTCCCGAACTCGGCGAACACACCGGTGACCTGCTACGGGAGCTTGGTCTCGACGCCACCGAGATCGCGAGCCTCGCCGACGAGGGAGTGATCTCCGGACGGCTCTGA
- a CDS encoding acyl-CoA dehydrogenase family protein, translating to MDFQDSPQEAAFRAEARAWLEANAELLPPGGTSRFDGLPEQEGLAAAKEWQQKKYDDDWACITWPREHGGRGATFMEGVIWAQEEAKFDVPDGYLGIGHGTCAPAIMAHGTDEQKSRYLPKLASGEEVWCQLFSEPGAGSDLAGLRTRAERDGDEWVVNGQKVWNSGAHYADWGILVTRHDPSVPKHKGLTFFVVDMKSPGIDPRPIRQIPGTSEFNEVFLQNVRIPDHNRLGEVGAGWQVAITTLMNERHGRYNMTPDWSDALRLASELEIDGEPAANQSSVREQIADWYVQCRGVELTFMRTLTAISQGKQPGPENSICKVITASARQDIASFAADLLDSAGAVSGREDAPSAGMFHYAYLAAPGMRIAAGTDEILRNIIAERVLTLPGEIRVDRDRPFNDIPTGAN from the coding sequence ATGGACTTTCAGGACTCACCTCAGGAGGCCGCCTTCCGCGCCGAAGCGCGCGCCTGGCTCGAAGCGAACGCCGAACTTCTGCCCCCCGGCGGCACCTCGCGGTTCGACGGCCTGCCCGAGCAGGAGGGCCTGGCCGCGGCCAAGGAGTGGCAACAGAAGAAGTACGACGACGACTGGGCCTGCATCACCTGGCCCAGGGAGCACGGAGGCCGCGGCGCCACGTTCATGGAGGGGGTGATCTGGGCGCAGGAAGAGGCGAAGTTCGACGTCCCCGACGGCTACCTGGGCATCGGCCACGGCACCTGCGCGCCGGCGATCATGGCCCATGGCACCGACGAGCAGAAGAGCCGCTACCTGCCCAAACTGGCCAGCGGCGAGGAGGTCTGGTGCCAGCTCTTCTCCGAACCGGGAGCAGGTTCCGATCTGGCGGGGCTACGGACGCGCGCCGAGCGCGACGGCGACGAGTGGGTGGTCAACGGCCAGAAGGTCTGGAACTCTGGCGCCCACTACGCCGACTGGGGCATTCTGGTTACGCGGCACGATCCCAGCGTGCCCAAGCACAAGGGACTGACCTTCTTCGTGGTCGACATGAAATCGCCGGGCATCGACCCACGTCCGATCCGGCAGATCCCGGGCACGTCGGAGTTCAACGAGGTCTTCCTGCAGAACGTCCGGATCCCCGATCACAACCGCCTCGGCGAGGTTGGCGCCGGCTGGCAGGTGGCGATCACCACGCTGATGAACGAGCGCCACGGCCGCTACAACATGACGCCCGACTGGAGCGATGCTCTTCGCCTCGCCTCGGAACTCGAGATCGATGGCGAACCCGCGGCGAACCAGAGTTCGGTGCGCGAGCAGATCGCCGACTGGTACGTCCAGTGCCGCGGCGTCGAGCTGACCTTCATGCGCACCCTGACCGCCATCTCCCAGGGCAAGCAACCCGGGCCCGAGAACTCGATCTGCAAGGTGATCACCGCCAGCGCCCGGCAGGACATCGCCTCGTTCGCCGCCGACCTGCTCGATTCCGCGGGCGCCGTCAGCGGACGCGAGGACGCCCCCTCGGCCGGCATGTTCCACTACGCCTACCTTGCGGCTCCCGGCATGCGGATCGCGGCCGGCACCGACGAGATCCTCCGCAACATCATCGCCGAGCGCGTCCTCACCCTGCCCGGCGAGATCCGTGTCGACCGCGACCGGCCGTTCAACGACATCCCGACCGGCGCGAACTGA